A single Aspergillus chevalieri M1 DNA, chromosome 3, nearly complete sequence DNA region contains:
- a CDS encoding uncharacterized protein (COG:S;~EggNog:ENOG410PHE4;~InterPro:IPR007900;~PFAM:PF05236;~go_component: GO:0005669 - transcription factor TFIID complex [Evidence IEA];~go_process: GO:0006352 - DNA-templated transcription, initiation [Evidence IEA]), translated as MAQTQPQQHYPQPFSPPGPSPSPNPASPVNGGLPPQKRQPFSPLPPTQTQSPYASPSFGTLQLPQNQSPMMNGTNMNGTAPTPAPPPPSGTMGPPSRPAEKATDAAELTDVLASSGIDVREEEAFLTSSYSGPGVQPPRAQQVPPPQQQQQQQQQLQQAPTSFTSQTSTTGTPTPTASFSEPSQIKTQDSYYTEPTPAPYITQNEPIREDSEAARRAQYHLQEPFLLTKLLEQKLQRRGFELGVRIPAEGLFHPVPGRPQPIEVTGPDGSSIVRTGKTILNQEGAPLVDILNLMSICCEERLRNVVDYSSSLARSRRAHSHGAVPVEWQDLARSAEQANGTGSPKPSSLKRMTIQRDRVYRLLLTCSLGPHSATDQSSSTRSLPEKYRMLMEKDVSNEEIRAKKRAKRSENAILGESTGNRAESTEPTGSTPSTPIGEKAAGFDKKGMTKKEARKMVDAKASEAQQHQQSVETARMATNSMLSGRVFGTKKSYSWLNRGGTNASGFSTPSRLNAASPSTGGEKTGRNGEPAVIPPKQLGTWREDQERGAGIQLRDVLFMLELDGRGAKHVQKAYSKDLKEDRMD; from the coding sequence ATGGCGCAAACACAACCTCAGCAGCATTACCCCCAACCTTTCTCGCCTCCTGGTCCCTCCCCGTCTCCCAACCCGGCGTCTCCAGTGAATGGTGGCCTTCCACCTCAGAAGCGACAGcctttttctcctctccctccgacCCAAACACAATCACCATATGCATCTCCAAGCTTTGGAACCCTTCAGTTACCGCAGAATCAATCGCCAATGATGAACGGGACAAATATGAACGGCACGGCACCGACGCCTGCGCCGCCCCCGCCGTCGGGCACAATGGGACCTCCATCTCGCCCGGCAGAGAAAGCGACGGATGCTGCTGAACTGACGGATGTTCTGGCGTCCTCTGGTATTGACGTcagggaagaagaggctTTTCTTACGAGTAGCTATTCTGGGCCTGGTGTACAGCCTCCACGGGCTCAACAGGTACCGCCtccccagcaacaacagcagcagcagcagcaactacAACAAGCTCCTACCTCTTTTACATCACAAACCTCTACGACTGGAACACCGACTCCGACAGCAAGCTTCAGTGAGCCTTCGCAGATCAAAACACAAGATTCCTACTACACCGAACCAACACCCGCTCCTTACATAACCCAAAACGAACCGATCCGCGAGGATAGCGAAGCGGCCAGGCGCGCGCAGTACCATCTGCAAGAGCCTTTCTTGCTAACAAAGCTTCTTGAGCAAAAGTTGCAGAGACGCGGCTTCGAACTTGGCGTTCGTATACCCGCAGAAGGGTTATTCCATCCGGTACCGGGCCGCCCACAGCCGATCGAAGTTACAGGACCAGATGGTTCATCAATTGTGCGGACAGGAAAGACGATTCTGAACCAGGAAGGCGCGCCGTTGGTGGACATACTGAATCTCATGTCGATTTGCTGCGAAGAACGGCTGAGAAACGTGGTTGACTATTCGTCATCACTTGCCAGAAGCCGGCGCGCACACTCACACGGGGCGGTGCCAGTTGAGTGGCAAGACTTGGCCCGTTCCGCCGAACAGGCGAACGGGACCGGGAGCCCCAAGCCGTCTTCACTCAAACGTATGACGATTCAAAGGGACAGAGTTTATAGACTgttgctgacctgttctttAGGGCCGCATTCTGCTACCGATCAATCATCGTCGACCCGATCGCTTCCTGAGAAATACCGCATGCTCATGGAAAAGGATGTGTCGAATGAAGAAATTCGTGCTAAAAAGCGTGCCAAACGCAGCGAAAATGCCATCCTGGGGGAGAGTACCGGAAACCGGGCGGAATCGACGGAGCCTACCGGGTCTACTCCTTCTACTCCCATTGGGGAGAAAGCTGCTGGGTTCGATAAGAAGGGAATGACCAAGAAGGAAGCCAGAAAAATGGTTGATGCCAAGGCCAGTGAGGCCCAGCAACACCAGCAATCCGTTGAGACGGCGCGTATGGCAACGAACAGCATGCTTTCCGGCCGGGTGTTCGGTACCAAGAAGTCATACTCTTGGTTAAATCGGGGCGGCACGAATGCCAGTGGATTCAGTACGCCGTCGCGTCTCAATGCAGCATCCCCAAGTACAGGCGGAGAGAAAACCGGCCGCAACGGTGAACCGGCAGTCATTCCACCCAAACAACTTGGAACATGGCGGGAAGACCAAGAAAGGGGCGCAGGTATCCAACTTCGGGACGTTCTTTTCATGCTGGAACTCGATGGACGAGGGGCGAAGCATGTGCAGAAGGCGTATTCCAAGGATCTGAAAGAAGATCGAATGGATTGA
- a CDS encoding uncharacterized protein (COG:J;~EggNog:ENOG410PFD6;~InterPro:IPR002305;~go_function: GO:0000166 - nucleotide binding [Evidence IEA];~go_function: GO:0004812 - aminoacyl-tRNA ligase activity [Evidence IEA];~go_function: GO:0005524 - ATP binding [Evidence IEA];~go_process: GO:0006418 - tRNA aminoacylation for protein translation [Evidence IEA]): MNHLVPSLGAGKMSSSDPNSKIDLLDLPEVTARKIKKANAPPKELENNGLVSFVEHVLFPASLLLDGERSFKVDREGAEPLVYKGIESLKQDYVADVLTPQLLKPAVNLALRRLLDPIQNEFTSSPEWQEIEKKAYPTEAPKEKKQKTKKDKGSKYPGAAKAEEQAEQGKEPSQATASDVGKSASEAMDKLSVQ, translated from the exons ATGAATCATCTTGTGCCGTCGCTTGGGGCTGGCAAAATGTCCTCCAGTGACCCCAACTCTAAGATCGACCTCCTTGACCTGCCTGAAGTCACCGCGCGCAAGATCAAGAAGGCCAACGCTCCCCCGAAGGAGTTGGAGAACAATGGGCTTGTTTCCTTCGTGGAGCATGTCCTTTTCCCCGCTAGCTTGTTGCTCGATGGGGAGCGATCATTCAAGGTTGACCGCGAGGGTGCGGAGCCGCTTGTGTACAAGGGTATTGAGAGCTTGAAGCAAGATTATGTCGCTGATGTG CTTACTCCCCAATTGCTCAAACCCGCCGTCAACCTTGCtctccgccgcctcctcGACCCCATCCAGAACGAGTTCACTTCGTCCCCTGAGTGGCAGGAG ATTGAAAAGAAGGCCTACCCCACTGAAGCCcccaaggagaagaaacagaagaccaagaaggaCAAGGGAAGCAAGTACCCCGGCGCTGCCAAGGCCGAGGAGCAGGCTGAGCAGGGCAAGGAACCATCTCAGGCTACAGCTTCGGATGTGGGCAAGAGTGCCAGCGAAGCGATGGATAAGTTGTCTGTTCAGTAG
- a CDS encoding SRPBCC family protein (COG:S;~EggNog:ENOG410PRMP;~InterPro:IPR023393,IPR015075;~PFAM:PF08982) codes for MVLITASTTIPVNPSGSTPTLTKEDLWIALVLKARDPKQFVPVIESSEVISENENRLTRKVSFKGDDASKDGVEERVVFVGGMKVDFHIPATGQVVSNIISTSPADELFLTFTFEWPHPELRAGSVEVKELEARRGELSRGVVPHTVEVARGLKRDGVLRVG; via the exons ATGGTCCTAATAACAGCCTCAACAACAATCCCTGTCAACCCCTCAGGCAGCACACCAACACTCACAAAAGAAGACCTTTGGATAGCCCTCGTGCTCAAAGCGCGCGATCCCAAACAATTCGTCCCTGTCATTGAGAGTTCCGAGGTTATATCCGAGAATGAGAACAGGTTAACGAGGAAAGTCTCATTCAAGGGCGACGATGCTAGTAAagatggtgttgaggaaCGGGTGGTGTTTGTGGGGGGTATGaag GTTGACTTCCACATCCCCGCGACAGGCCAGGTCGTTTCGAATATCATATCAACGTCACCGGCTGACGAGTTGTTTCTTACGTTTACATTCGAGTGGCCGCATCCCGAATTACGGGCTGGGAGTGTCGAGGTTAAGGAGTTAGAGGCGAGACGAGGAGAGTTGAGTCGGGGTGTTGTGCCGCATACGGTTGAGGTTGCGAGGGGGTTGAAAAGGGACGGGGTGTTAAGGGTGGGGTGA
- the TYS1 gene encoding tyrosine--tRNA ligase cytoplasmic (COG:J;~EggNog:ENOG410PFD6;~InterPro:IPR002305,IPR023617,IPR002307,IPR014729;~PFAM:PF00579;~go_function: GO:0000166 - nucleotide binding [Evidence IEA];~go_function: GO:0004812 - aminoacyl-tRNA ligase activity [Evidence IEA];~go_function: GO:0004831 - tyrosine-tRNA ligase activity [Evidence IEA];~go_function: GO:0005524 - ATP binding [Evidence IEA];~go_process: GO:0006418 - tRNA aminoacylation for protein translation [Evidence IEA];~go_process: GO:0006437 - tyrosyl-tRNA aminoacylation [Evidence IEA]), with product MATKEAKLELIRENLAEVLNPEIIDEVLDKGETLRIYWGTAPTGKPHCGYFVPIMKIAQFLQAGCNVKILLADVHAFLDNLKAPIELVEYRAKYYRYCITALLRAVNVPIEKLEFVLGSSYQMSAKYTMDVYRLASLVTEHDAKKAGAEVVKQSQNAPISGLMYPLLQALDEEALDVHAQFGGVDQRKIFALAMEVRTYTAGLKHVVLTD from the exons ATGGCTACCAAGGAGGCTAAGTTGGAGCTCATCCGGGAGAATTTGGCCGAAGTGCTCAATCCGGAAATCATCGATGAGGTCCTGGATAAGGGCGAGACACTGCGGATTTACTGGG GAACCGCCCCGACGGGCAAGCCTCATTGCGGATACTTCGTCCCT ATTATGAAAATTGCCCAGTTCCTCCAAGCAGGATGCAACGTCAAGATCCTCCTGGCTGATGTCCACGCTTTCCTGGACAACCTCAAGGCCCCCATTGAGCTGGTTGAGTACCGGGCCAAGTACTACCGCTACTGTATCACGGCTCTGCTGCGAGCTGTTAATGTGCCCATTGAGAAGTTGGAGTTTGTGTTGGGCAGTTCTTACCAGATGTCGGCG AAATACACAATGGATGTTTACCGGTTGGCTTCGCTTGTAACGGAACATG ACGCCAAAAAGGCTGGTGCCGAGGTTGTCAAGCAAAGCCAGAATGCACCTATCAGTGGCCTCATGTACCCCCTGCTGCAAGCGCTTGATGAGGAGGCGCTGGATGTCCACGCCCAGTTTGGTGGCGTTGACCAGAGAAAGATTTTCG CCCTTGCTATGGAAGTACGTACATACACCGCCGGTTTGAAGCATGTTGTACTAACTGATTAG
- the ysh1 gene encoding cleavage polyadenylation factor subunit YSH1 (BUSCO:EOG09260RRC;~COG:A;~EggNog:ENOG410PIVA;~InterPro:IPR036866,IPR011108,IPR001279,IPR022712, IPR021718;~PFAM:PF11718,PF07521,PF10996,PF16661,PF00753;~TransMembrane:1 (i173-193o)) has protein sequence MAAKRKASALNTAVDDEPVDPSDELAFYCLGGGNEVGRSCHIIQYKGKTVMLDAGMHPAKEGFSALPFFDEFDLSTVDILLISHFHVDHSSALPYVLSKTNFKGRVFMTHATKAIYKWLIQDNVRVSNTASSSDQRTTLYTEHDHLSTLPLIETIDFNTTHTINSIRITPFPAGHVLGAAMFLVSIAGLNILFTGDYSREEDRHLIPAEVPKGIKIDVLITESTFGISSNPPRLEREAALMKSITGVLNRGGRVLMPVFALGRAQELLLILDEYWETHPELQKIPIYYIGNMARRCMVVYQTYIGAMNDNIKRLFRQRMAEAEAAGDKSISAGPWDFKFVRSLRSLERFDDLGGCVMLASPGMLQTGTSRELLERWAPNERNGVVMTGYSVEGTMAKNLLNEPEQIPAVMSRSAASVARRGVTGGGDEEQKVMIQRRCTVDEISFAAHVDGVENRNFIEEVAAPVVILVHGEKHQMMRLKSKLLSLNADKTVKVKVYTPANCEEVRIPFKKDKIAKVVGKLAQVAPPSEQDDGHLMAGVLVQNGFNLSLMAPDDLREYAGLTTTTINCKQHITLSSASMDLIKWALEGTFGAIEEISDNPKDNIKKEEANGEEQKPKEEAADEEIPIENTQTYLVMDCVIIRYNARTREVELEWEGNMMNDGVADAVMAVLLTVESSPASVKQSAKHKHHHHHDDIDLPNPHTNLGPEERFTRLLMMLEAQFGSDISPIERPRLPTEVTNTYLKKESESESATPEIKQETDQETQDSERLADFEEAELARLQALGIPVPGIEIKADKHVARVWLEDLEVECTNAVMRDRVRVVIERAVETVASMWTEGPPSARLANGSKTKVEEGKGVEVETKA, from the exons ATGGCCGCAAAGCGCAAGGCGTCGGCCTTGAACACGGCGGTCGACGATGAGCCCGTCGACCCGTCCGATGAGCTCGCCTTTTACTGTTTAGGTGGAGGAAATGAAGTCGGCCGGTCATGCCATATTATCCAGTATAAAGGGAAGACGGTTATG CTTGATGCAGGAATGCACCCTGCGAAAGAAGGCTTTTCTGCGCTTCCGTTCTTCGACGAGTTCGACTTGAGTACGGTTGATATTCTCCTAATTAGCCA TTTCCACGTTGACCACTCGTCCGCCCTCCCCTATGTCCTCAGCAAGACCAACTTCAAAGGCCGCGTTTTCATGACACACGCCACTAAGGCCATCTACAAATGGCTCATCCAAGACAATGTCCGTGTAAGCAACACGGCATCTTCATCGGATCAGCGCACGACCTTATACACCGAGCACGATCACCTGTCTACCCTTCCGTTGATTGAAACAATAGACTTTAACACGACGCATACGATTAATAGCATCCGCATCACTCCTTTCCCCGCTGGACACGTTCTCGGTGCTGCTATGTTCTTGGTTTCGATTGCTGGTCTGAATATCCTGTTCACAGGGGACTATTCGCGGGAAGAAGATCGCCATCTTATCCCGGCTGAGGTGCCTAAGGGGATCAAGATCGATGTCCTTATCACTGAATCGACCTTTGGCATTTCCTCAAATCCGCCCCGTCTGGAACGCGAAGCAGCCCTCATGAAATCTATTACAGGAGTATTGAACCGTGGTGGCAGAGTTCTTATGCCGGTCTTCGCGCTAGGTCGCGCACAAGAATTACTGCTGATTCTTGACGAATACTGGGAGACGCACCCCGAACTTCAAAAGATACCCATCTATTACATCGGTAACATGGCGCGGCGATGTATGGTCGTCTACCAAACATATATCGGTGCCATGAACGACAACATCAAACGTCTTTTCCGTCAACGTATGGCGGAAGCAGAAGCCGCTGGCGACAAGAGCATCAGCGCCGGTCCTTGGGACTTCAAATTCGTCAGGAGTCTTAGGAGTCTCGAACGGTTTGACGATTTGGGTGGGTGTGTGATGCTTGCTTCGCCTGGTATGCTGCAAACAGGAACCAGCAGAGAATTGCTTGAGCGCTGGGCCCCGAACGAGCGGAATGGAGTCGTCATGACCGGTTACAGCGTTGAGGGGACAATGGCTAAGAATTTGCTCAATGAACCTGAGCAGATTCCGGCTGTCATGTCGAGGTCTGCGGCTAGCGTGGCACGAAGGGGAGTGACAGGTGGTGGTGACGAGGAGCAGAAGGTTATGATTCAAAGGAGGTGTACTGTGGACGAAATCAGCTTTGCAGCTCacgttgatggtgttgaaaACCGGAACttcattgaggaggttgctGCACCTGTTGTG ATTCTCGTCCACGGAGAAAAGCACCAGATGATGCGTCTCAAGTCCAAACTCCTCAGTCTGAATGCCGACAAAACCGTCAAGGTGAAGGTCTACACACCAGCAAACTGCGAAGAAGTTCGGATTCCTTTCAAGAAGGATAAGATTGCAAAGGTCGTCGGCAAACTCGCACAGGTTGCGCCCCCCTCAGAGCAAGATGATGGCCATCTCATGGCCGGAGTTCTCGTGCAGAACGGGTTCAACTTGTCGCTAATGGCACCGGATGACCTCCGCGAATACGCAGGTCTGACTACAACAACGATCAATTGCAAGCAGCATATTACGCTAAGCTCCGCAAGCATGGATCTAATCAAGTGGGCTCTTGAGGGAACATTCGGAGCTATCGAGGAGATCAGTGATAACCCGAAAGACAACatcaagaaggaggaggcaAATGGGGAAGAGCAGAAGCCCAAGGAAGAAGCTGCTGATGAGGAAATCCCGATAGAGAACACGCAGACATACTTGGTTATGGACTGTGTGATCATCCGGTACAACGCTCGCACTCGTGAGGTGGAATTAGAATGGGAGGGCAACATGATGAACGACGGTGTCGCCGACGCAGTCATGGCCGTTCTGCTTACTGTGGAGAGTAGCCCTGCATCAGTGAAGC AATCCGCCAAACACaaacaccaccatcaccacgaTGACATCGACCTCCCCAACCCCCACACCAACCTCGGTCCCGAAGAACGCTTCACCCGTCTCCTAATGATGCTAGAAGCCCAATTCGGCTCCGACATCTCCCCCATCGAACGCCCCCGCCTCCCAACCGAAGTCACAAACACATACCTCAAGAAagaatccgaatccgaatccgCCACCCCAGAAATCAAACAGGAAACCGACCAAGAAACCCAGGACTCAGAACGCCTTGCAGACTTCGAAGAAGCCGAGCTCGCTCGCCTGCAGGCTCTGGGCATCCCCGTCCCAGGCATCGAGATCAAGGCCGATAAACATGTTGCTAGGGTGTGGCTTGAGGATCTGGAGGTTGAGTGTACGAATGCTGTTATGAGGGATCGGGTGCGGGTTGTCATTGAGAGGGCTGTGGAGACTGTTGCGAGTATGTGGACTGAGGGGCCTCCTTCGGCGAGGTTGGCGAATGGGTCTAAGACGAAGGTGGAAGAGGGTAAGGGGGTGGAGGTTGAGACTAAGGCTTAA
- the KNS1 gene encoding putative protein kinase (Lkh1) (COG:T;~EggNog:ENOG410PFTM;~InterPro:IPR017441,IPR008271,IPR000719,IPR011009;~PFAM:PF07714,PF00069;~go_function: GO:0004672 - protein kinase activity [Evidence IEA];~go_function: GO:0005524 - ATP binding [Evidence IEA];~go_process: GO:0006468 - protein phosphorylation [Evidence IEA]), producing the protein MSTPSTATATHPASHHPQHYAYPAHPQTYQPNPPYPATTAAGTARLATSSYPYAINPPPTTTSTTTASTTTTTLPYTQSPKLAVPPTAPAALSSTPATMASVQNGYSAAATPTQNGRRKKPDWGEFYKNGIPKEVIIIDDTPPPDLSKVPSHSLTTASSAVPTPNGSMIHPPGKRRRTGLDTAYEVGYYDRPSYSIHPPQQYGEESSGASLSTDRTTSLHTTAPTSLGSQGSTGTNNGVYYEDADIGQKRKRVTTRKSTRDEQKRRELEAVGDAFLSYVPPPNPPIKAKDVAVPIVRDYARTNEKYDDDDGHYVVTPDTPITDRYSIIKLLGQGTFGKVVEAYDKQRRSRCAIKIIRSIQKYRDASRIELRVLSTLSSNDKANRNKCIHLRDCFDYRNHICIVTDLLGQSVFDFLKGNGFVPFPSTQIQNFARQLFTSVAFLHDLNLIHTDLKPENILLVSNAYQTFTYNRTIPSSSHATSRTARQRRVLLDSEIRLIDFGSATFDDEYHSSVVSTRHYRAPEIILNLGWSFPCDIWSIGCILVEFFTGDALFQTHDNLEHLAMMECVIGHKIESRIVKQVMQGGRHGSANQAAKYFNRGKLDYPNNDTTRASRKYVRAMKQLAEFIPTNTEFHRLFLDLLQRIFVYDPKNRITAKEALKHPWFKETFIDDGTEALRIGQQLQRRRG; encoded by the exons ATGTCGACCCCTTCGACGGCCACCGCGACACACCCTGCTTCGCATCATCCGCAGCATTACGCCTATCCTGCTCATCCGCAGACCTACCAGCCAAATCCTCCCTATCCGGCCACCACCGCTGCTGGCACCGCTCGTCTAGCCACCTCCTCGTATCCTTACGCCATCAATCCGCCTCCGACGACGACGTCGACGACGAccgcatccaccaccacaaccacccTCCCGTATACTCAATCCCCTAAACTCGCTGTGCCCCCCACTGCTCCCGCGGCTCTGTCCTCCACCCCAGCCACAATGGCTTCCGTCCAGAACGGATACAGCGCCGCGGCCACTCCGACCCAGAATGGTAGGAGGAAGAAGCCGGATTGGGGTGAATTTTACAAGAACGGGATCCCCAAGgaggtcatcatcatcgatgACACGCCTCCACCGGACCTCTCCAAGGTGCCCTCCCACAGCCTCACCACCGCGTCTTCTGCCGTTCCTACTCCCAATGGTTCTATGATACACCCGCCTGGCAAGAGGAGACGGACTGGGTTGGATACGGCTTACGAGGTGGGATACTACGACCGTCCGTCGTATTCCATCCATCCCCCTCAGCAATACGGAGAGGAGTCGTCCGGGGCGTCTCTATCAACCGACAGAACGACCTCGCTTCACACGACCGCTCCGACGTCGCTGGGGTCGCAGGGTAGCACCGGCACAAATAACGGTGTTTACTACGAGGATGCAGACATCGGGCAGAAGCGGAAGCGCGTCACAACACGCAAATCCACTCGCGACGAGCAGAAGCGACGGGAGTTGGAGGCTGTGGGAGATGCTTTTCTGAGTTATGTCCCTCCTCCAAACCCACCCATCAAGGCCAAGGATGTCGCTGTCCCGATTGTCCGCGAT TATGCACGGACGAATGAAAaatatgatgatgacgatggccACTATGTGGTCACTCCGGATACACCGATCACGGATCGAT ACTCGATTATCAAACTACTCGGACAGGGTACGTTTGGAAAAGTCGTGGAAGCGTATGACAAGCAGCGCCGGTCTCGCTGCGCGATCAAGATCATTCGCTCCATCCAGAAGTATCGTGATGCTTCAAGGATCGAACTCCGAGTCTTGTCGACACTCTCCTCCAACGACAAGGCAAATCGCAACAAGTGCATTCATCTACGCGATTGCTTCGACTATCGCAATCACATTTGCATTGTAACCGATCTTTTGGGTCAGAGTGTTTTTGATTTCTTAAAGGGCAACGGTTTCGTGCCTTTCCCAAGCACTCAAATTCAAAATTTCGCACGACAACTGTTCACGAGTGTAGCTT TCCTCCATGACCTTAACCTCATCCACACCGACCTTAAacccgaaaacatcctgCTCGTGAGCAACGCCTATCAGACGTTCACCTACAACCGAACAATCCCTTCGTCCTCGCATGCAACGTCGCGGACAGCACGTCAACGACGCGTCCTCTTGGATAGTGAGATTCGACTGATCGATTTTGGATCTGCCACCTTCGATGACGAGTATCACTCGTCCGTCGTCTCTACTAGACATTACCGGGCACCGGAGATTATTCTCAATTTGGGCTGGAGTTTCCCTTGTGACATCTGGAGTATTGGCTGCATTCTCGTTGAGTTCTTCACGGGAGATGCCCTTTTCCAGACACATGACAACCTCGAACACCTGGCCATGATGGAGTGCGTCATTGGCCATAAGATCGAGTCTCGGATTGTCAAGCAGGTTATGCAAGGTGGGCGCCATGGAAGCGCGAACCAAGCCGCCAA ATATTTCAACCGAGGAAAACTCGACTATCCAAATAACGACACGACTCGAGCCTCGCGGAAGTACGTGAGGGCTATGAAGCAACTTGCA GAATTCATCCCGACCAACACCGAGTTCCACCGGTTGTTCCTGGATTTATTACAGCGTATCTTTGTCTACGATCCCAAGAACCGCATCACGGCCAAGGAGGCCTTGAAACATCCATGGTTCAAAGAGaccttcattgatgatggcACCGAAGCTCTGCGGATTGGTCAACAACTGCAGCGTCGACGTGGGTAG